The following coding sequences lie in one Prochlorococcus marinus XMU1412 genomic window:
- a CDS encoding protein adenylyltransferase SelO family protein, translated as MSTKSDSLKGKLTENFSEFSQLSDYSFMNSLKADPQSTKDGNDHKPRSIYSGHYVPVVPTAIPEPEYISHSNKLFKELRLSSDLTKDENFCRFFSGDISVANYPMSPVGWATGYALSIYGTEYTQQCPFGTGNGYGDGRAISVFEGLFNGKRMEMQLKGGGPTPYCRGADGRAVLRSSVREFLAQELMDALGIPTSRSLTLYVSRSEIVRRPWYSKGSRYFEPDIMIDNQAAITTRVAPSFLRVGQIELFARRVRNNAHDEALNELKMIVQHLIDRNYKDEIEYEISIESKVIKLASLYRSRLISLIANWMRVGYCQGNFNSDNCAAGGYTLDYGPFGFCELFDPRFQPWTGGGEHFSFFNQPSAAAINFKTFCSSLSPLLSRSKQDQEKLDQIEKDFSELMNKELMKMWANKLGLEHYNEALINDFFNLMVISKADYTILFRKLSKIPDNLDSLKDCFYLPINDELNNRWEVWLQNWQSILKKEGNIKAKSASMKSLNPVYTWREWMVVPAYEEAEKGNYKKIKELQDVFSNPYIEQSSEIDQKYNRLKPSQYFNYGGVSHYSCSS; from the coding sequence ATGTCAACAAAATCTGATTCATTAAAAGGAAAGCTTACAGAAAATTTTTCTGAATTTTCTCAACTATCTGACTATTCTTTTATGAATTCTCTTAAAGCAGATCCTCAATCAACAAAAGATGGAAATGATCACAAGCCGCGTTCAATATATTCAGGTCATTATGTACCAGTTGTGCCAACTGCTATTCCAGAACCAGAATATATTTCCCATAGCAACAAACTTTTTAAAGAACTAAGGCTAAGCTCAGATCTTACTAAAGACGAGAATTTTTGTCGTTTTTTCTCAGGTGATATTTCTGTTGCTAATTATCCAATGAGTCCTGTTGGTTGGGCAACAGGTTATGCATTATCAATTTACGGAACTGAATATACCCAACAATGTCCCTTTGGCACCGGCAATGGTTATGGCGATGGCAGAGCAATTTCTGTTTTTGAAGGTTTATTCAATGGGAAAAGAATGGAAATGCAACTTAAAGGAGGAGGTCCAACTCCCTACTGTCGTGGAGCAGATGGCAGAGCTGTCTTAAGGTCTAGCGTACGAGAATTTCTCGCACAGGAATTAATGGATGCATTGGGAATCCCTACCTCAAGATCTTTAACACTTTATGTCTCACGTTCAGAAATAGTCAGAAGACCGTGGTATTCCAAAGGGTCCAGATATTTTGAACCTGATATCATGATTGATAATCAAGCGGCAATTACTACGAGAGTCGCTCCATCTTTTTTACGTGTAGGCCAGATTGAACTTTTTGCAAGACGAGTTCGTAATAATGCGCATGATGAGGCGCTCAATGAACTAAAGATGATAGTTCAACATCTAATTGATAGAAATTATAAAGATGAAATTGAATATGAGATTTCAATTGAAAGTAAAGTAATAAAACTGGCTTCTTTATACAGATCAAGACTCATATCACTTATAGCCAACTGGATGAGAGTTGGTTATTGCCAGGGTAATTTCAATAGTGATAATTGTGCTGCTGGTGGATATACCTTGGATTATGGCCCCTTTGGATTCTGTGAATTATTTGATCCAAGATTTCAACCATGGACAGGTGGAGGTGAACATTTCTCATTTTTTAACCAGCCTTCTGCAGCGGCAATCAACTTTAAAACATTCTGTTCATCTCTTAGTCCGTTACTTTCACGAAGCAAACAAGATCAAGAAAAGTTAGATCAAATCGAAAAGGATTTTTCTGAATTAATGAATAAGGAATTGATGAAAATGTGGGCAAACAAGCTTGGTTTAGAACATTACAACGAAGCTCTAATAAATGATTTTTTTAATCTCATGGTCATTTCAAAAGCAGACTATACAATTTTGTTCCGCAAACTCTCTAAAATCCCTGATAACTTAGATTCTTTAAAAGACTGTTTCTATCTACCAATTAATGACGAGCTCAATAATAGGTGGGAAGTATGGCTTCAAAACTGGCAATCAATCTTGAAGAAAGAGGGGAATATTAAAGCGAAATCAGCATCAATGAAATCCCTTAATCCAGTCTATACTTGGCGCGAATGGATGGTCGTTCCCGCATATGAAGAAGCTGAAAAAGGAAATTACAAAAAAATAAAAGAGTTACAGGATGTCTTTAGCAATCCATATATAGAACAATCCTCAGAAATAGATCAAAAATATAATCGACTAAAGCCAAGCCAGTATTTTAACTATGGAGGAGTATCTCACTACAGCTGTTCTTCATAA
- a CDS encoding cupin domain-containing protein, which produces MKLKKFIPVCFLFIGTLALPKPSLAEEKIEVIPIIQSSKGLSGKNFNYLEGKPELRLLKVKIPVGLKTPIHTHPSPMLIHVTRGRLKHVRGEEINFFKAGDAFIESNNGGPHYVKSVGKKPAILHVGVVSVVGMPTAINK; this is translated from the coding sequence ATGAAATTAAAAAAATTTATTCCAGTTTGCTTCCTTTTTATTGGGACTTTAGCTTTACCAAAACCTTCTCTTGCAGAAGAAAAGATTGAAGTTATACCTATTATTCAAAGTTCAAAAGGACTAAGTGGTAAAAATTTTAATTATCTCGAGGGTAAGCCTGAATTAAGACTCTTAAAAGTAAAAATTCCAGTTGGCTTGAAAACTCCAATTCATACTCATCCTTCCCCAATGTTGATTCATGTCACCAGAGGAAGATTAAAGCATGTGAGGGGTGAAGAAATTAATTTCTTTAAAGCAGGTGATGCATTTATAGAGAGTAATAATGGGGGCCCCCACTATGTGAAAAGTGTTGGGAAGAAGCCGGCCATACTTCACGTGGGAGTTGTATCAGTTGTTGGAATGCCTACGGCCATAAATAAATAA
- a CDS encoding DUF1651 domain-containing protein: MDPKYSFGCSTSKPKGCLLNPEGSRIIFFEECKNSPKPNLKIHTHLFYTNHLGEPGGYKSSEKLNIDSAWEKWHELHQKGWTEVSHNYG, translated from the coding sequence ATGGATCCTAAGTACTCATTTGGTTGTAGCACTAGCAAACCTAAAGGATGCCTACTAAATCCCGAAGGCAGCAGAATTATCTTTTTCGAAGAATGCAAAAATTCTCCTAAACCTAATTTAAAAATTCATACTCATCTTTTCTACACAAATCACCTTGGAGAACCTGGAGGGTACAAATCCTCTGAAAAACTCAACATAGATTCAGCCTGGGAAAAGTGGCACGAACTGCACCAAAAAGGGTGGACAGAAGTATCTCATAATTACGGATAA
- a CDS encoding ferredoxin--nitrite reductase, producing MQYYLNDKKLNKIEKQKAEKDGLKIFEELDDYALKGWEEMDEVDLQMRLKWYGLFWRPKTPGRFMMRLRVPNGILNSNQLKVIASIVARYGEDGSADITTRQNIQLRGVLINDLPDIIKRLKEVDITSVQSGMDNPRNVTGNPLAGIDPEEIIDTRKYTSELENYLTNSGNGNPEFSNLPRKWNTAVAGAKDNFLLHNDLIFHPVFKNGILGFGVWVGGILSATLNAYAIPLDVWVEEKDICKITGIICSLWRDNGDRFLRNKGRFRYYLNSIGIEKFRELVEEKFGTLPNDPGSIFNEKQRSLFGINKQKQNNLYFAGLHIPVGRLCVEDIQEIARLSEKYGQSEVRLTEDQNLIIVGLKDNILEEFGNEEIMNKFKLNPSHFSASTVSCTGSSYCSFALANTKDVARNISEKLDRELELSEEVKIHWTGCPNNCGQAHMGGIGMTGTKVKKEGGGTEDGYNVSIGGRQDHLQTLGETEFKKVSKHEIYNLIKEILINKFNAKLKT from the coding sequence ATGCAATATTATTTAAATGATAAAAAATTAAATAAGATTGAAAAGCAAAAGGCGGAGAAAGATGGTCTGAAAATTTTTGAAGAGTTAGATGATTACGCTCTTAAAGGGTGGGAAGAGATGGATGAAGTAGATTTGCAAATGCGCTTAAAGTGGTATGGCCTTTTTTGGAGACCAAAAACTCCTGGAAGATTTATGATGAGGCTTAGAGTTCCCAATGGAATTCTGAACTCTAATCAGTTGAAAGTAATCGCGTCAATAGTCGCTAGATATGGAGAAGACGGTTCTGCAGATATAACAACTAGGCAAAATATTCAATTAAGGGGGGTTTTGATAAATGATCTACCAGATATTATTAAAAGACTTAAAGAGGTTGATATTACATCCGTTCAGTCTGGAATGGATAATCCAAGGAATGTTACTGGAAATCCACTAGCGGGAATTGATCCTGAAGAAATTATAGATACAAGAAAATATACTTCTGAATTAGAAAATTACTTAACAAATTCTGGTAATGGCAACCCCGAATTCTCGAATTTACCAAGGAAGTGGAATACTGCAGTAGCAGGAGCAAAAGATAATTTTCTTCTACATAATGATCTTATCTTTCATCCTGTTTTTAAAAATGGAATTTTAGGCTTTGGTGTCTGGGTAGGAGGAATTTTATCAGCAACTTTGAATGCTTATGCTATACCTCTAGATGTCTGGGTAGAAGAAAAAGATATATGCAAAATAACTGGAATTATTTGTTCCCTTTGGCGAGATAATGGAGATAGATTTCTAAGAAATAAAGGAAGATTTAGATATTATTTGAACTCTATAGGTATCGAAAAATTTAGAGAACTTGTAGAAGAAAAATTTGGAACTTTACCCAACGATCCAGGCTCAATTTTCAACGAAAAACAAAGAAGTTTATTTGGGATTAATAAACAAAAACAGAATAATCTTTACTTTGCTGGATTACACATTCCGGTAGGAAGATTATGTGTAGAAGACATACAAGAAATTGCAAGATTAAGTGAAAAATATGGACAGAGTGAAGTAAGACTAACCGAAGATCAAAATCTAATTATTGTTGGCCTGAAAGATAATATTTTAGAAGAATTTGGTAATGAAGAAATTATGAATAAATTCAAATTAAATCCCTCCCATTTTTCAGCAAGTACTGTTTCATGTACAGGGAGTAGTTATTGTAGCTTTGCTCTTGCAAATACCAAAGATGTCGCAAGGAATATTTCTGAAAAATTAGATCGAGAACTTGAATTATCAGAGGAAGTTAAAATCCATTGGACAGGATGTCCAAATAATTGTGGACAAGCTCATATGGGTGGTATAGGCATGACTGGTACAAAGGTAAAAAAAGAGGGCGGTGGAACTGAGGATGGATATAATGTAAGTATTGGAGGAAGACAAGATCACCTGCAAACTTTAGGTGAAACCGAATTTAAAAAAGTTAGTAAACATGAAATTTATAATTTAATCAAAGAAATTTTAATCAACAAGTTTAATGCAAAGTTAAAAACCTAA
- the moaB gene encoding molybdenum cofactor biosynthesis protein B, translating to MVSIALLTVSDTRNTKNDESGNYLLQEAERSGHNVVDKIICKDDIYLIRKYTSDWISDPNIDVIITTGGTGITARDVTPEAIRPLLDKEIDGFGETFRFLSFKKIGTSTLQSRCIAGSANGKFLFVLPGSKDAVMTGWHDIISYQLNQNTKPCNLINLIDKLKK from the coding sequence GTGGTTTCTATAGCTTTGCTTACTGTTTCTGATACTCGTAACACAAAAAATGATGAGAGTGGAAATTATCTCCTTCAAGAGGCTGAGAGATCAGGACATAATGTCGTTGATAAGATAATTTGCAAAGATGATATTTATCTAATTAGAAAATATACAAGCGATTGGATCTCAGATCCAAATATTGATGTGATTATTACTACAGGTGGTACAGGAATTACAGCTAGGGACGTTACTCCTGAGGCTATTAGACCTTTATTAGATAAAGAGATTGATGGTTTTGGGGAGACTTTTAGATTTTTATCATTTAAAAAGATAGGAACTAGTACTTTACAAAGTAGGTGTATTGCGGGGTCTGCAAATGGTAAGTTTTTATTCGTTTTGCCGGGATCTAAGGATGCTGTGATGACAGGTTGGCACGATATAATTTCTTATCAACTTAATCAAAATACAAAACCTTGTAATTTAATAAATCTCATTGATAAGTTAAAAAAATAA
- a CDS encoding MoaD/ThiS family protein — protein MESEKSNKIKVVLLSSIAEDLGWNEKFLIIEGSQMKVFSVWNLINSNLPQDNIIVSINQEITDMDAMINPDDEVAFMPMFTGG, from the coding sequence ATGGAAAGTGAAAAATCTAACAAAATTAAGGTGGTTTTATTATCTAGTATCGCTGAAGATCTAGGATGGAATGAAAAATTTCTTATAATTGAAGGGTCTCAAATGAAGGTTTTTTCTGTATGGAATTTAATTAATTCTAATTTACCGCAAGATAATATTATCGTTTCTATTAATCAAGAAATTACAGATATGGATGCGATGATTAATCCCGATGATGAGGTGGCATTTATGCCAATGTTTACCGGTGGATAA
- a CDS encoding molybdenum cofactor biosynthesis protein MoaE — MDNLRIKFKILEETFNPYKEFELWEKVNKNSANSFFIGRVRPFDQFGNDLKKLEIVHYKGMTENYIKRYLMKISEKQDDLCIFLLHRIGFIYPNEPIILIAVSANHRGIANKYLQEILEFTKYKVPFWKKEWTFKGSSWVKKNTDLGFEL, encoded by the coding sequence GTGGATAATTTAAGAATAAAATTTAAAATCCTAGAAGAGACTTTTAATCCTTATAAAGAATTCGAACTTTGGGAAAAGGTAAATAAAAATTCAGCAAACTCATTTTTTATTGGGAGAGTAAGGCCCTTTGATCAATTTGGAAATGATTTAAAGAAACTAGAAATCGTTCATTATAAAGGAATGACCGAAAATTATATTAAAAGATATTTAATGAAGATTTCTGAAAAACAGGATGATTTATGTATTTTTCTCTTGCACAGGATAGGTTTCATTTACCCTAACGAGCCTATTATTTTAATAGCAGTAAGTGCTAATCATAGAGGCATTGCAAATAAATATCTCCAAGAAATACTTGAATTTACAAAATACAAAGTTCCTTTTTGGAAAAAAGAATGGACTTTCAAAGGATCCTCATGGGTAAAAAAGAATACTGACTTAGGCTTTGAATTATAA
- a CDS encoding molybdopterin molybdotransferase MoeA → MGIDINNQGLYLNDAIKKILDEIDTLIANNEILHKEEINLDEALGKVSMEEILSEEDMPGYRSSVMDGYALGESTKGNKWKIVGESFPGKPFNDLLKKGEAVTISTGSFVPDNCFSVIAQEQVSLEFLNGNEYIFKKETSSNNSWIREKNDQVFKGEILIKKGVKITPGILSKLASCGIKTIKVSKVSKLGLLITGDELIKSGTARKTGEIWESNSILIKSIAKNLGFEINEMHLEKDNYQNIKNSLSNISEFNDVVISVGGISVGKKDFLKDIINEIGEIKFWKLFLKPGKPFAFGLINKKIPYFGLPGNPVSAAITFIQLVWPALQKLEGITNIEFPLRIKVKLNSDLKRRKGRPELLRGKLIVNEEGELIADISEEQSSSKISSISNSDLLIEIPSEIEFCQKGNLLWAQLLKNNFL, encoded by the coding sequence ATGGGAATTGATATCAATAATCAGGGTCTTTATTTAAACGATGCTATTAAAAAAATCTTGGATGAGATAGATACTTTAATAGCGAATAATGAAATTTTACATAAGGAAGAGATCAATTTAGACGAAGCACTTGGAAAAGTTTCTATGGAGGAAATCTTATCTGAGGAAGACATGCCAGGTTATAGATCATCAGTTATGGATGGATATGCGTTAGGAGAATCAACTAAAGGGAATAAATGGAAAATTGTAGGAGAGTCTTTTCCCGGAAAGCCATTTAATGATCTTCTTAAAAAAGGTGAAGCTGTAACTATTAGCACAGGTTCATTTGTTCCAGATAATTGTTTTTCTGTGATAGCTCAAGAACAAGTTTCTTTAGAATTTTTAAACGGAAATGAGTATATTTTTAAAAAAGAAACATCATCTAATAACTCTTGGATTAGAGAAAAAAATGATCAAGTATTTAAAGGTGAAATATTAATCAAGAAGGGGGTAAAGATTACACCTGGGATTTTAAGTAAATTAGCAAGTTGTGGGATAAAAACTATAAAAGTTAGTAAAGTTTCTAAATTAGGTTTACTAATTACTGGAGATGAACTTATCAAATCAGGAACTGCAAGAAAGACTGGTGAAATATGGGAAAGTAATAGTATCTTGATAAAATCAATCGCAAAAAATCTTGGATTTGAAATTAATGAAATGCATTTAGAAAAAGATAATTATCAAAATATTAAAAATTCTCTTAGTAATATTTCTGAATTTAATGATGTGGTTATTTCAGTTGGTGGGATATCAGTGGGTAAAAAAGATTTTTTAAAAGATATTATTAACGAGATAGGAGAGATTAAATTTTGGAAACTATTTTTAAAGCCAGGAAAACCCTTTGCTTTTGGATTGATAAACAAAAAAATTCCCTATTTTGGATTACCTGGGAATCCCGTTTCAGCAGCTATTACTTTTATCCAACTTGTTTGGCCCGCACTTCAGAAACTTGAAGGAATTACTAATATTGAATTCCCTCTTAGGATTAAGGTTAAGCTGAATTCTGATTTGAAAAGAAGAAAAGGGAGACCCGAATTGCTTAGAGGAAAACTTATCGTTAATGAAGAAGGTGAATTAATTGCAGATATTTCTGAAGAACAATCCTCATCAAAGATTAGTTCAATATCTAATTCAGATTTATTAATAGAAATACCTTCTGAAATTGAGTTTTGTCAAAAAGGAAATTTATTATGGGCACAACTTTTAAAAAATAATTTTTTATAA
- the moaC gene encoding cyclic pyranopterin monophosphate synthase MoaC: MDKSLTHINERGEMNIVDISDKVETKREALAEGYINLNKEILEKIKNEKIKKGDIFAAARFSAINGAKKTSELIPLCHNLSLNKITIDFEICESMKAIKIIAFCKSHSKTGVEMEALTSVSIGLLTLYDMLKALDPFMTIDNIRLLEKKGGKNGILKRS; this comes from the coding sequence ATGGATAAATCTTTAACTCATATTAATGAAAGGGGAGAAATGAACATAGTTGATATTTCAGATAAAGTAGAAACTAAAAGAGAGGCTTTAGCAGAAGGATATATTAATTTAAACAAAGAAATATTAGAAAAAATAAAAAATGAAAAAATTAAAAAAGGTGATATTTTTGCAGCGGCTAGATTTTCTGCAATAAATGGTGCAAAAAAAACCTCAGAACTTATTCCTCTCTGTCATAATTTATCATTGAATAAAATCACAATTGATTTTGAAATTTGTGAATCAATGAAAGCAATTAAAATTATTGCTTTTTGCAAATCTCATTCTAAAACAGGCGTTGAGATGGAGGCTCTTACATCAGTTTCAATTGGACTTCTCACTCTATATGACATGCTCAAAGCTTTAGATCCTTTTATGACTATTGATAATATTCGCCTTTTAGAAAAAAAAGGTGGTAAAAATGGAATATTAAAAAGAAGTTAA
- a CDS encoding nitrate reductase associated protein has translation MVNKQSNHYFNFEDDFIKDLRCIPLCVRRKLDLIGIKLKLTHWQDFNLIEKNKIVDWPDSKNDLIDLKTFLKEITSNSKYGEAKEIEISINQPWQNKNKVPDQVLKSALARGINISVEKWRNLSELDRFAFCKLVRPSHEHNNLDRAFDEILK, from the coding sequence TTGGTTAACAAACAATCAAATCATTATTTTAATTTCGAGGATGATTTTATTAAAGACTTAAGATGCATTCCTTTATGTGTAAGAAGGAAACTTGATTTGATTGGAATAAAATTAAAACTTACTCATTGGCAAGATTTTAATTTAATTGAAAAAAATAAGATAGTAGATTGGCCAGATTCAAAAAACGATCTCATTGATTTAAAAACTTTTTTAAAAGAAATTACATCTAATTCAAAATATGGAGAAGCAAAAGAAATAGAAATTTCAATTAATCAACCTTGGCAAAATAAAAATAAAGTTCCTGACCAAGTTTTAAAATCTGCACTAGCAAGGGGAATTAATATTTCAGTTGAAAAATGGAGAAATTTAAGCGAATTAGATAGATTTGCTTTTTGCAAATTAGTTAGACCAAGTCATGAACACAACAATTTGGATAGAGCATTTGATGAGATTCTGAAATAA
- a CDS encoding molybdopterin oxidoreductase family protein, which yields MNFTKSQCPYCGVGCGLKMKPKSSVSDDKWLVSGDRDSPSTQGKLCVKGATVCETLKDGRLKEPLYRENLNEEFKEISWDESYEILKENILSSIKNYGPDSIAMYGSGQFHTEDYYVAQKLLKGAIGTNNFDANSRLCMSSAVAGYNRSFGSDGPPCCYEDIDHCSLILLIGTNTAECHPVLFDRIKKRKRNVNDNLKVIVIDPRETETSSIADFYLQISSGTDLFLFIGIANYLYKNQLTDQNFIDKSTESYFDFVKHIQKWDLKKISEICNISEKTIIDIAKLWGESKNVLSLWSMGLNQRQEGTAAVNGLINIHLMTGQIGKEGSGPFSLTGQPNAMGGREAGGLSHLLPGYRFVKNKIDRNEIEKIWGFPEGKISAKQGLSAFEQIEAIKKGSVKIWWIAATNPLVSMPNLNFVKKALLKCPLIILNESYEQSESIKYAHLVLPAAQWSEKDGVMTNSERRVTLCPSFRESNKNSKPDWQIFAELGQKIGYFKQFEYESSSEVYDEFLKTTTKRLCDMSGLSYQLLKNHGPQQWPYPKGSVPSTSSKRLYEDGYFPTVTGKANFCIDDPIGLAEPPSDEYPLILTIGRYLSQWHTMTRTSKVQKLTKNNPEPLLEINSKDALSLKIKNDEIVKIKSKRGEVQAKVQITDKIKVGTVFLPMHWGFSQKNMCEVNSLMHEKSCPISKQPELKACSVIIVPN from the coding sequence ATGAATTTTACTAAAAGTCAATGCCCATATTGCGGTGTTGGCTGTGGTTTAAAAATGAAGCCTAAAAGTTCGGTTTCTGATGATAAATGGTTAGTAAGTGGAGATAGGGATAGTCCTTCAACTCAAGGTAAATTGTGCGTAAAAGGAGCAACAGTATGTGAGACTTTAAAAGACGGGAGATTAAAAGAACCACTTTATAGGGAAAATTTAAATGAAGAATTTAAAGAAATTTCCTGGGACGAATCATACGAAATTCTGAAAGAGAATATTTTGAGTTCTATAAAAAATTATGGACCTGATTCAATAGCTATGTATGGCTCAGGTCAATTTCATACTGAAGATTATTACGTAGCCCAAAAGCTTCTCAAGGGAGCAATAGGCACAAATAATTTTGATGCTAATTCAAGACTATGTATGAGCTCAGCAGTAGCTGGATATAACAGAAGTTTCGGCTCTGATGGCCCACCTTGTTGTTATGAAGATATTGATCATTGCTCTTTAATTTTATTAATAGGGACAAATACTGCAGAATGTCATCCCGTTCTTTTTGATCGAATTAAAAAACGTAAAAGAAATGTAAATGATAATTTAAAAGTAATAGTAATTGATCCAAGAGAAACTGAAACTTCATCCATAGCAGATTTTTACTTACAAATTTCTTCTGGAACAGATCTATTTTTATTTATTGGGATTGCGAATTATCTTTATAAGAATCAATTAACTGATCAAAATTTCATTGATAAGTCGACCGAAAGCTATTTTGATTTTGTAAAACATATACAAAAATGGGATTTAAAAAAAATAAGTGAAATTTGCAATATATCCGAGAAAACAATTATTGATATTGCAAAATTATGGGGAGAAAGCAAAAATGTTCTAAGTCTTTGGTCGATGGGTTTGAATCAAAGGCAAGAGGGTACAGCAGCAGTAAATGGGCTAATAAATATTCATTTAATGACCGGCCAAATAGGCAAAGAAGGTTCTGGCCCTTTTTCCTTAACTGGCCAACCAAACGCTATGGGTGGAAGAGAAGCAGGAGGACTATCGCACCTTCTTCCAGGATATAGGTTCGTAAAAAATAAAATAGATAGGAATGAAATTGAAAAAATATGGGGGTTCCCTGAGGGAAAGATATCTGCAAAACAGGGTCTATCTGCATTTGAACAAATAGAAGCTATAAAAAAAGGATCTGTGAAAATTTGGTGGATTGCAGCTACGAACCCTTTGGTTAGCATGCCTAATTTAAACTTTGTAAAAAAAGCACTTTTAAAATGTCCTTTAATTATCCTCAACGAATCTTATGAACAAAGTGAATCAATTAAATATGCTCATCTAGTATTGCCTGCAGCTCAATGGAGCGAAAAAGATGGTGTTATGACAAATTCAGAAAGAAGAGTAACCCTTTGCCCATCTTTCAGAGAATCGAATAAAAATTCAAAACCAGATTGGCAAATATTTGCTGAATTAGGACAGAAGATAGGCTATTTCAAACAATTTGAATATGAATCTTCATCGGAAGTTTATGATGAATTTTTAAAAACTACTACAAAAAGATTATGCGATATGAGCGGATTATCATATCAATTATTAAAAAATCATGGTCCTCAACAATGGCCTTATCCTAAAGGCAGCGTACCTAGTACATCTTCAAAAAGATTATATGAAGATGGTTATTTCCCAACTGTGACTGGAAAAGCAAATTTTTGTATTGATGATCCTATTGGGTTGGCTGAACCCCCTTCAGATGAGTACCCACTAATTTTGACAATTGGAAGATATCTAAGTCAATGGCATACAATGACAAGAACTTCTAAAGTTCAAAAACTTACAAAAAATAATCCAGAACCGTTATTGGAAATTAATTCTAAAGATGCTTTATCTTTAAAAATCAAAAATGATGAAATAGTAAAAATTAAATCCAAAAGAGGGGAAGTTCAAGCAAAAGTTCAGATTACTGACAAAATTAAAGTAGGTACAGTTTTTTTACCAATGCATTGGGGTTTTAGTCAAAAAAATATGTGTGAAGTAAACTCCTTGATGCATGAAAAGTCATGCCCGATATCAAAACAACCAGAATTAAAAGCATGCTCAGTAATAATTGTTCCAAACTAG